The genomic DNA TTCCGAAAGACCTTGAAGAAGCTGCAGAAATAGACGGATGCAATACTTTTCAGACTTTGATTTATGTATTGGTTCCTGTTTTGAAACCGGCAATAATCTCTGTTGCGCTGTTTCAGTTTATGTGGACAATGAATGACTTTATGAGTCCTTTGATATACCTGTCAAGTGTAGAAAAATATCCTGTTTCCATAGCCTTGAAAATATCAATGGACGCCAGTGCGGCGGTGGAATGGAATAAAATTCTTGCAATGTCAGTGATAGTGCTGCTGCCTTCGCTAATAATTTTCTTTTTTGCACAAAAATACTTTGTTGACGGTGTATCTTCGAGCGGACTGAAAGAATAAAGAGAGGAAGATAAAATGAAAATAAAGCTGTTATGTAAAACTCCGAAAACAATTACATTTCAGATAATAAATGAAAACTGCTTTTATCTTGATGAAGAAACAGAAATATATGTAAACGGGGAAAAAGAGCTCGTGACTTCAAAAAATATAAATACAATTTATAATCTTATACCCGATAAAGAATATATTATTTTCGTGAAAAATTCAGAAGGAGAAAGCAATAAACTGAAAGTGAAAACAGAATTTGCGGCTTTTATTCTGGATATCAGGGAATTCGGAGCTGTAGGTGACGGAAAAACAGTGAATACATTTGCTATTCAGACAGCAATACTTTCAGCACCTGAAAATTCTATAATAGAAATTCGTGACGGGAATTATCTTACTGGACCTGTTCTTCTAAAAAGCAATATCACAATCAATATTGCCGGAAATGCAAGACTTACAGCTCTGAAAGAAAGAGAGATGTATCCTATACTTCCGGCCAGTATTAACAAAGCTGACAGAACTTTTTATCTCGGTTCATGGGAAGGGGAGCCGGCAGCCTGTTTTGCAAGTCTTTTTACAGGGGTAAGTGTAAATAATGTAAATATAACTGGTGAAGGAACTATTGACGGTAATTCTGACAGGGAAACCTGGTGGAAGGATGCAAAGATAAAGAGAATATCATGGCGTCCCAGAACGATATTTCTTACAGACTGCAGTAATATAAATATAGTGGGGATAAATATAGAAAATTCGCCTTCATGGACATTGCATCCTGTCTTTTCATCAAATCTTGGTTTTTTTGATATGAAAATAAGGAATCCTAAAGATTCTCCCAATACAGACGGCATAGACCCGGAATCATGTAAGAACGTGAGTATAATAGGGGTGAAATTCTCTGTAGGCGATGACTGTATAGCAATAAAGTCAGGAAAAGGTAAAATAGGCCGGGAAATAGGTATTCCTTCGGAAAATATAAATATAGAAAACTGTCATATGGAATTTGGACACGGAGGTGTGGTCATAGGCAGTGAAATGTCCGGCGGAATAAAAAATGTAAATATAAAAAACTGTCTCTTTGAAAATACAGACAGAGGACTGAGAATAAAAACAAGAAGGGGAAGAGGCGGAATAATTGACGGGATTCATGCTGAAAATATAGTAATGGACAAAGTCCTGACACCATTTGTAATAAATGAATTTTATTATTGCGACAGTGACGGAAAAACAGAATATGTATGGAATAAAGATAAACTGGAAATAACAGAAGAAACTCCGGTTATAAAAAATATTACTTTTAAAAATATGGTATGTAAAAATTCGGAGGTATGTGCGGGATTTATGTACGGACTTCCTGAAAGAAAGATAGAGAGGGTTGTGTTAGAAAATCTTACCATAGATTTTGCCGAGGATCCAAGGAGGGATATTCCGGCAATGATGGATTTTATTGATTCACAAAGCAGAGGAGGATTTTATTTTAATAATATAAAAGATCTTG from Sebaldella termitidis ATCC 33386 includes the following:
- a CDS encoding glycoside hydrolase family 28 protein, whose protein sequence is MKIKLLCKTPKTITFQIINENCFYLDEETEIYVNGEKELVTSKNINTIYNLIPDKEYIIFVKNSEGESNKLKVKTEFAAFILDIREFGAVGDGKTVNTFAIQTAILSAPENSIIEIRDGNYLTGPVLLKSNITINIAGNARLTALKEREMYPILPASINKADRTFYLGSWEGEPAACFASLFTGVSVNNVNITGEGTIDGNSDRETWWKDAKIKRISWRPRTIFLTDCSNINIVGINIENSPSWTLHPVFSSNLGFFDMKIRNPKDSPNTDGIDPESCKNVSIIGVKFSVGDDCIAIKSGKGKIGREIGIPSENINIENCHMEFGHGGVVIGSEMSGGIKNVNIKNCLFENTDRGLRIKTRRGRGGIIDGIHAENIVMDKVLTPFVINEFYYCDSDGKTEYVWNKDKLEITEETPVIKNITFKNMVCKNSEVCAGFMYGLPERKIERVVLENLTIDFAEDPRRDIPAMMDFIDSQSRGGFYFNNIKDLEIKNLTVKNAEGEEIIRNNVE